The following are from one region of the Salvia splendens isolate huo1 chromosome 2, SspV2, whole genome shotgun sequence genome:
- the LOC121765295 gene encoding probable alkaline/neutral invertase F, which yields MSTASVDEVIADCSDLSLGDLPSEETEVLETVDDAWKSIARDDSTNRVDLGISANKVENTGKLRKDKVKLSVNVVFPGSSDGGGADTGVSDAVSNTSNGNGGKSTSVLKPSPSVGATLENHMDSPIGSGSSENSSSSSLIDEAWELLSKSYVYFKGQRVGTIAANDDPSSETLNYNQVFVRDFVPSGLACLMRNDADVEIVKNFLLKTLHLQGWEKRIDNFTLGEGVMPASFKVIHDPIRQKEVLQADFGGSAIGRVAPVDSGFWWIILLRSYTKCTHDYSLSELPEVQRGIRLILNLCLSDGFDTFPTLLCADGCSMIDRRMGVYGYPIEIQALFFFALRCARQLLNNEHDGKELIERIDKRITALSYHMQNYYWLDFTQLNNIYRYKTEEYSHTAVNKFNVIPESIPDWVFEFMPLRGGYFIGNVSPARMDFRWFLVGNCIAILSCLATPAQATAVMDLIEERWTDLIGEMPLKIAYPALEGHEWKNVTGCDPKNTRWSYHNGGSWPVLLWLLTAASIKTGRPQIAKRAIELIEQRISKDGWPEYYDGITGRYIGKQARKNQTWSIAGYLVAKLMIENPSNLLIISLEEDKKIAKPRLTRSASWTY from the exons ATGTCTACTGCATCTGTTGATGAGGTCATCGCTGATTGTTCCGATTTGTCACTGGGAGATCTGCCATCAGAGGAAACAGAAGTTCTGGAAACCGTCGACGATGCGTGGAAGAGTATCGCCCGCGACGATTCGACTAATCGCGTCGATCTCGGTATCTCTGCAAACAAGGTGGAAAATACCGGAAAACTTCGCAAGGATAAAGTGAAATTGAGCGTAAATGTGGTGTTTCCAGGAAGTTCTGACGGTGGAGGGGCAGACACCGGAGTGTCGGATGCGGTATCTAATACAAGTAATGGTAATGGTGGTAAGAGCACTTCGGTGCTGAAACCGTCGCCTAGCGTGGGGGCTACTCTGGAGAACCATATGGATTCGCCGATCGGAAGTGGCAGCAGCGAAAATAGCTCCTCTTCGTCGCTGATCGATGAGGCGTGGGAACTGCTCAGCAAATCATATGTCTACTTCAAAGGACAACGTGTTGGTACAATTGCAGCCAATGATGATCCCAGCAGCGAGACCTTGAACTATAATCAG GTTTTTGTGAGAGACTTTGTTCCTTCTGGGTTAGCTTGCCTGATGAGAAATGATGCTGATGTGGAAATAGTGAAAAATTTTCTGCTGAAGACCCTTCACCTCCAGGGATGGGAGAAGAGGATAGATAACTTTACACTTGGAGAAGGTGTTATGCCTGCCAGTTTCAAGGTTATCCACGACCCTATCCGCCAGAAGGAGGTTTTACAAGCAGACTTTGGAGGCAGTGCAATTGGAAGAGTTGCGCCCGTGGATTCTGGGTTCTGGTGGATTATATTGCTCCGTTCGTATACTAAATGCACACACGATTACTCTCTCTCAGAGCTACCAGAAGTGCAGAGAGGAATCAGACTGATACTTAACCTGTGCCTGTCGGATGGATTTGATACATTTCCTACACTCTTATGTGCAGATGGATGCAGCATGATTGATAGGCGAATG GGGGTTTATGGTTATCCCATTGAGATCCAAGCACTCTTCTTTTTTGCACTGAGGTGCGCGAGACAATTGCTTAACAACGAGCATGATGGTAAGGAGTTGATTGAGCGCATTGATAAACGGATTACTGCCCTGAGTTACCATATGCAAAATTACTACTGGCTTGACTTCACTCAACTCAACAACATATATCGCTATAAAACCGAGGAATATTCTCACACTGCTGTAAACAAATTCAATGTCATTCCTGAATCCATCCCAGACTGGGTCTTTGAGTTCATGCCACTGAGGGGAGGGTATTTCATTGGGAATGTGAGCCCAGCGCGCATGGATTTCAGGTGGTTCTTGGTTGGAAACTGCATTGCTATTTTGAGCTGTTTAGCAACACCAGCGCAGGCTACAGCAGTTATGGATTTGATCGAGGAGCGGTGGACAGACTTGATTGGAGAGATGCCCCTGAAGATTGCATATCCAGCACTTGAAGGACATGAATGGAAGAACGTAACCGGCTGTGATCCAAAGAACACGAGATGGAGCTATCACAATGGTGGTTCTTGGCCAG TTCTTTTGTGGCTACTCACAGCAGCAAGCATAAAGACTGGAAGGCCTCAGATTGCTAAGAGAGCGATAGAGTTGATTGAACAACGTATCTCGAAAGATGGATGGCCTGAATATTATGATGGAATCACTGGCCGGTACATTGGAAAGCAGGCAAGGAAGAACCAAACATGGTCGATTGCAGGATATCTGGTTGCTAAGCTAATGATAGAGAACCCATCGAATCTGCTCATCATATCTCTTGAAGAGGACAAGAAAATTGCTAAGCCAAGGCTCACTCGTTCTGCCTCATGGACCTACTAG